A single window of Toxotes jaculatrix isolate fToxJac2 chromosome 4, fToxJac2.pri, whole genome shotgun sequence DNA harbors:
- the fgf8b gene encoding fibroblast growth factor 8b, with product MKQYLNYYKMRLRTSRLGYLLLQFTALCFYAQNSVQSPPNFKHHVTEQSRLSDRTSRRLTRTYQLYSRTSGKHVQVLANKRVNANGDDGAVHAKLEVETDSFGSRVRIKGVKTGYYICMNKRGKLIGKRKGRGKDCIFTEIVLENNYTALQNAKYEGWYMAFTRKGRPRKASKTKQHQREAHFMKRLPRGHLLSERRPFDVLPLPVPVHPFSKRTKHSHHQRSGGR from the exons ATGAAGCAATATTTGAACTATTACAAGATGAGGCTGAGAACATCGAGGTTAGGTTATCT gtTACTTCAGTTCACGGCGCTTTGCTTTTATGCACAG AACTCCGTGCAGTCTCCTCCTAATTTCAAGCACCATGTCACCGAGCAGAGCCGGCTGTCGGACCGGACGAGCCGCCGGCTGACCCGAACCTACCAGCTGTACAGCCGCACCAGCGGGAAACACGTCCAGGTCCTGGCCAACAAGAGGGTCAACGCCAACGGAGACGACGGAGCGGTACACG ctaAACTGGAGGTGGAGACAGACTCTTTTGGAAGTCGTGTTCGTATTAAAGGGGTGAAGACAGGATACTACATATGCATGAACAAGAGGGGGAAGCTGATCGGCAAG AGGAAAGGACGAGGCAAAGACTGCATCTTCACCGAGATTGTTCTAGAAAACAACTACACGGCTCTCCAGAACGCCAAGTACGAGGGCTGGTATATGGCTTTCACACGCAAGGGCCGTCCGAGGAAGGCCTCCAAGACCAAGCAGCATCAGAGGGAGGCCCACTTCATGAAGCGTCTACCCAGGGGGCACTTGCTGAGTGAGAGGAGACCGTTTGAtgttcttcctctccctgtcccCGTGCACCCTTTCAGCAAGCGGACTAAACATTCCCATCACCAGCGCTCAGGGGGCCGCTGA
- the dpcd gene encoding protein DPCD, translated as MAVQSWVDVLKSSKKTALIHDGKRKIHYLFTDGKEMAEEYDLKTDELIVRKWRQKSTLGSQGQWQVEVGEPLASSVASLDSDVIKENCSNPVFMRKDTKSSFQWRIRNLPYAKDVFSVFVEPSERCIIIKTSNKKYYKKFSIPDLDRSQLPFDCSALSFTHANNTLIVTYKKPREILTLEQELLKELKKLKGTGEGDVDCKTQ; from the exons ATGGCTGTGCAGAGCTGGGTTGATGTATTAAAATCATCAAAGAAAACAGCTTTGATACACGACG GAAAAAGGAAGATTCATTACCTCTTCACAGATGGAAAAGAAATGGCAGAAGAGTATGACTTGAAAACAGATGAGCTCATTG TACGAAAGTGGCGTCAGAAAAGCACGCTTGGATCTCAGGGCCAGTGGCAGGTGGAGGTCGGGGAGCCACTCGCAAGCTCTGTGGCATCTTTGGACTCAGATGTGATCAAGGAGAACTGCTCCAAT cCTGTGTTCATGCGTAAAGACACAAAGAGCAGCTTTCAGTGGAGAATCCGCAACCTTCCCTATGCCAAAGAtgtcttcagtgtttttgtggaGCCATCTGAGAGATGCATcatcataaaaacctcaaacaaaaa GTATTATAAGAAGTTCAGTATTCCTGATTTAGATCGCAGTCAGCTGCCATTCGACTGCTCTGCCCTCAGCTTCACTCACGCAAACAACACGCTGATTGTCACT TACAAGAAACCCAGAGAGATCTTAACCCTTGAGCAGGAGCTactgaaggagctgaagaaacTGAAGGGGACTGGAGAAGGGGACGTCGACTGCAAAACTCAGTGA
- the poll gene encoding DNA polymerase lambda isoform X1 produces MEPRHGIMKAFPKVKRARVLQGKDVPPLKKKPDECEVTGNTFNDVTVYILPSGIGNARCQIFQRQIQQNGGQTESSLCPGVTHVVVDDSMDSDRALRLLKVDCMPSGVQLVKCTWVSLCISEKQLLDVSSYSLLLPKRDSETQRENMKEELPNVKPAADAIVEPESHQTKQGETLDMAAPGTKEEPRGEEDDVSQRDLEALITGQHPKEETPGPSLNPSTDAAAQKAIPGKWVCAQSSQSKSNNFNKHITDKLEVLAKAYTHQGDKWRALGYSKAVNALKSYHKPVTSYQEACQIPGIGKRMADKIDEIMESGHLRKLDHIGEAVPVLELFTNIWGAGAKTAQLWYQQGFRTLEDIRTKAHLNSTQKIGLKHYDDFLDRMPREEAAAIEKVVRDAVQAIDPGLVAMACGSYRRGKATCGDVDVLISHPDGKSHKGVFSKVLQTLHDSGFLTDDLVSHEENGEQKKYMGVCRLPGPGHRHRRLDIIIVPYNEFACSLMYFTGSAHFNRSMRALAKTKNMSLSEHSLNKDVMRQGNLKVYGGTPLPTPTEKDVFSLLGIPYRQPHERDW; encoded by the exons ATGGAACCTCGTCACGGGATCATGAAAGCCTTCCCCAAAGTTAAAAGGGCCAGAGTACTACAGGGAAAGGATGTACCCCCACTAAAGAAGAAACCTGATGAATGTGAAGTCACAG gAAACACTTTTAACGATGTCACAGTGTACATCCTGCCCTCTGGAATAGGAAATGCCAGATGCCAGATCTTTCAAAGACAAATTCAGCAGaatggaggacagacagaaagttcACTGTGTCCCGGTGTCACTCATGTTGTTGTAGATGACAGCATGGACAGTGACAGGGCTCTGCGCTTACTGAAAGTGGATTGTATGCCCTCTGGAGTCCAACTGGTGAAGTGCACTTGGGTGAGCTTGTGCATTAGTGAGAAACAACTGCTAGACGTCAGCAGCTACAGCCTTCTTTTACCCAAGAG GGACTCTGAAACACAACgtgaaaatatgaaagaagAGTTGCCAAATGTCAAACCTGCTGCAGATGCTATTGTAGAGCCAGAGTCTCATCAAACCAAACAAGGGGAGACCTTAGACATG GCAGCACCAGGTACCAAAGAGGAACCGCGAGGAGAAGAAGATGATGTCTCTCAGAGAGACCTGGAAGCGCTCATCACTGGACAACACCCCAAAGAGGAGACTCCTGGCCCAAGCCTCAACCCCAGTACAGACGCTGCTGCTCAGAAAGCGATTCCGGGGAAGTGGGTCTGTGCCCAGTCCTCACAGTCCAAAAGTAATAACTTCAACAAGCACATCACAGACAAACTAGAAGTGCTGGCTAAGGCCTACACACACCAGGGGGACAAGTGGAGGGCGCTTGGCTACTCCAAGGCTGTCAACGCGCTGAAGAGTTACCACAAGCCTGTTACATCATATCAG GAGGCTTGTCAGATTCCAGGAATCGGAAAACGAATGGCCGATAAAATTGATGAGATAATGGAGAGTGGTCATCTCCGGAAGCTAGACCACATCGGGGAGGCTGTGCCAGTACTGGAGCTTTTCACTAACATTTGGGGTGCAGGAGCAAAGACTGCGCAACTGTGGTACCAGCAG GGATTTCGCACTTTGGAGGACATCCGCACAAAAGCCCACCTGAACAGCACTCAGAAAATAGGACTCAAGCACTACGATGACTTTCTAGACCGTATGCccagagaagaagcagcagccaTTGAGAAAGTG GTAAGGGATGCCGTCCAGGCTATAGATCCAGGCCTGGTGGCAATGGCATGTGGCTCCTACCGTCGGGGAAAAGCCACATGTGGAGATGTTGATGTGCTTATATCTCACCCTGATGGCAAGTCCCACAAGGGCGTTTTCAGCAAAGTGTTACAGACCCTCCATGACAGTG gGTTTTTGACAGATGACCTGGTGTCACATGAGGAGAATGGAGAGCAGAAGAAATACATGGGTGTGTGCCGCCTCCCAGGACCCGGCCACCGCCATCGGAGGCTGGACATCATCATCGTGCCCTACAATGAATTTGCCTGTTCTCTCATGTATTTCACTGGGTCGGCACACTTTAACCGCTCAATGAGAGCCCtggcaaagacaaaaaacatgaGTCTATCAGAGCACTCGTTAAACAAAGACGTGATGCGTCAGGGAAACTTGAAGGTGTATGGCGGCACTCCACTTCCTACGCCGACGGAAAAGGATGTTTTTAGTCTTTTAGGCATACCATACAGGCAGCCTCATGAAAGGGACTGGTGA
- the poll gene encoding DNA polymerase lambda isoform X2: protein MEPRHGIMKAFPKVKRARVLQGKDVPPLKKKPDECEVTDDSMDSDRALRLLKVDCMPSGVQLVKCTWVSLCISEKQLLDVSSYSLLLPKRDSETQRENMKEELPNVKPAADAIVEPESHQTKQGETLDMAAPGTKEEPRGEEDDVSQRDLEALITGQHPKEETPGPSLNPSTDAAAQKAIPGKWVCAQSSQSKSNNFNKHITDKLEVLAKAYTHQGDKWRALGYSKAVNALKSYHKPVTSYQEACQIPGIGKRMADKIDEIMESGHLRKLDHIGEAVPVLELFTNIWGAGAKTAQLWYQQGFRTLEDIRTKAHLNSTQKIGLKHYDDFLDRMPREEAAAIEKVVRDAVQAIDPGLVAMACGSYRRGKATCGDVDVLISHPDGKSHKGVFSKVLQTLHDSGFLTDDLVSHEENGEQKKYMGVCRLPGPGHRHRRLDIIIVPYNEFACSLMYFTGSAHFNRSMRALAKTKNMSLSEHSLNKDVMRQGNLKVYGGTPLPTPTEKDVFSLLGIPYRQPHERDW, encoded by the exons ATGGAACCTCGTCACGGGATCATGAAAGCCTTCCCCAAAGTTAAAAGGGCCAGAGTACTACAGGGAAAGGATGTACCCCCACTAAAGAAGAAACCTGATGAATGTGAAGTCACAG ATGACAGCATGGACAGTGACAGGGCTCTGCGCTTACTGAAAGTGGATTGTATGCCCTCTGGAGTCCAACTGGTGAAGTGCACTTGGGTGAGCTTGTGCATTAGTGAGAAACAACTGCTAGACGTCAGCAGCTACAGCCTTCTTTTACCCAAGAG GGACTCTGAAACACAACgtgaaaatatgaaagaagAGTTGCCAAATGTCAAACCTGCTGCAGATGCTATTGTAGAGCCAGAGTCTCATCAAACCAAACAAGGGGAGACCTTAGACATG GCAGCACCAGGTACCAAAGAGGAACCGCGAGGAGAAGAAGATGATGTCTCTCAGAGAGACCTGGAAGCGCTCATCACTGGACAACACCCCAAAGAGGAGACTCCTGGCCCAAGCCTCAACCCCAGTACAGACGCTGCTGCTCAGAAAGCGATTCCGGGGAAGTGGGTCTGTGCCCAGTCCTCACAGTCCAAAAGTAATAACTTCAACAAGCACATCACAGACAAACTAGAAGTGCTGGCTAAGGCCTACACACACCAGGGGGACAAGTGGAGGGCGCTTGGCTACTCCAAGGCTGTCAACGCGCTGAAGAGTTACCACAAGCCTGTTACATCATATCAG GAGGCTTGTCAGATTCCAGGAATCGGAAAACGAATGGCCGATAAAATTGATGAGATAATGGAGAGTGGTCATCTCCGGAAGCTAGACCACATCGGGGAGGCTGTGCCAGTACTGGAGCTTTTCACTAACATTTGGGGTGCAGGAGCAAAGACTGCGCAACTGTGGTACCAGCAG GGATTTCGCACTTTGGAGGACATCCGCACAAAAGCCCACCTGAACAGCACTCAGAAAATAGGACTCAAGCACTACGATGACTTTCTAGACCGTATGCccagagaagaagcagcagccaTTGAGAAAGTG GTAAGGGATGCCGTCCAGGCTATAGATCCAGGCCTGGTGGCAATGGCATGTGGCTCCTACCGTCGGGGAAAAGCCACATGTGGAGATGTTGATGTGCTTATATCTCACCCTGATGGCAAGTCCCACAAGGGCGTTTTCAGCAAAGTGTTACAGACCCTCCATGACAGTG gGTTTTTGACAGATGACCTGGTGTCACATGAGGAGAATGGAGAGCAGAAGAAATACATGGGTGTGTGCCGCCTCCCAGGACCCGGCCACCGCCATCGGAGGCTGGACATCATCATCGTGCCCTACAATGAATTTGCCTGTTCTCTCATGTATTTCACTGGGTCGGCACACTTTAACCGCTCAATGAGAGCCCtggcaaagacaaaaaacatgaGTCTATCAGAGCACTCGTTAAACAAAGACGTGATGCGTCAGGGAAACTTGAAGGTGTATGGCGGCACTCCACTTCCTACGCCGACGGAAAAGGATGTTTTTAGTCTTTTAGGCATACCATACAGGCAGCCTCATGAAAGGGACTGGTGA